In Actinomadura citrea, a single window of DNA contains:
- a CDS encoding NAD(P)H-binding protein, whose product MLLVTGATGNIGGDLARELAGRGARFRVLVRDPARAAGLPAAERVVADLGDAATLPPAFAGADRLFLLPTGIGLEHTANAVAAARDAGVRHIVHLSSLTVVGDPVPAMGRWHHEREEIVRASGIPFTILRAGAFMANALEWAATVRGGGYVLDPTGPGRFAPVDTADLAAVAAAVLTEDGHQGRTYALTGGELLTVAEQVEMIAAAAGRRIEARPARTAEEAVRARFPGGAPPALADGLVDWYARMRAGGAAIRTDTVERLLGRPPRTFADWCERNADAFSGT is encoded by the coding sequence ATGCTACTGGTCACCGGCGCCACCGGGAACATCGGCGGCGACCTCGCCCGCGAGCTGGCCGGCCGCGGCGCGCGGTTCCGCGTGCTCGTCCGCGACCCCGCGCGGGCCGCCGGCCTGCCCGCCGCCGAGCGGGTCGTCGCCGACCTCGGCGACGCCGCCACGCTGCCGCCCGCGTTCGCCGGCGCGGACCGGCTGTTCCTGCTCCCGACCGGCATCGGCCTGGAGCACACCGCGAACGCCGTCGCCGCCGCCCGCGACGCCGGGGTCCGGCACATCGTGCACCTGTCGTCCCTGACCGTGGTCGGCGACCCGGTGCCCGCCATGGGCCGCTGGCACCACGAGCGGGAGGAGATCGTCCGCGCGTCCGGCATCCCCTTCACGATCCTGCGGGCCGGCGCCTTCATGGCCAACGCGCTGGAGTGGGCGGCGACCGTCCGCGGCGGCGGGTACGTCCTGGACCCGACCGGCCCGGGGCGGTTCGCGCCGGTCGACACCGCCGACCTCGCGGCCGTCGCCGCCGCCGTCCTCACCGAGGACGGCCACCAGGGCCGGACCTACGCCCTCACCGGCGGCGAGCTGCTCACGGTCGCCGAGCAGGTCGAGATGATCGCCGCGGCCGCCGGGCGCCGGATCGAGGCCCGCCCGGCGCGGACCGCAGAGGAGGCCGTGCGGGCCCGGTTCCCCGGCGGCGCGCCCCCCGCGCTCGCCGACGGCCTCGTCGACTGGTACGCGCGCATGCGCGCCGGCGGCGCCGCCATCCGCACCGACACCGTGGAGCGGCTGCTCGGCCGCCCGCCCCGTACCTTCGCCGACTGGTGCGAGCGCAATGCCGACGCGTTCTCCGGTACCTGA
- a CDS encoding MarR family winged helix-turn-helix transcriptional regulator: MPDFLDLHSRTSKALRAAAENGMRRHGLHYGQDFLLRALWERDGRTPGEIAAALHVTTPTVVKAATRMSAAGLLVRRRDERDNRLVRLWLTDAGRALREPVEAERRALEETVTAGLTAAERAHLMSALEKIHRAAAALPADET; the protein is encoded by the coding sequence ATGCCCGACTTCCTGGACCTGCACAGCCGGACGTCCAAGGCGCTGCGAGCCGCGGCGGAGAACGGGATGCGGCGGCACGGCCTGCACTACGGGCAGGACTTCCTGCTGCGCGCGCTGTGGGAGCGCGACGGCCGCACGCCCGGCGAGATCGCCGCGGCGCTGCACGTCACCACCCCGACCGTCGTCAAGGCCGCCACCCGGATGTCGGCCGCGGGCCTGCTCGTCCGCCGGCGGGACGAGCGGGACAACCGCCTGGTCCGGCTGTGGCTCACCGACGCAGGGCGCGCCCTGCGCGAACCGGTCGAGGCCGAGCGCCGCGCGCTTGAGGAGACCGTCACCGCCGGTCTCACCGCCGCCGAGCGCGCGCACCTGATGAGCGCCCTGGAGAAGATCCACCGCGCCGCGGCGGCACTGCCGGCCGACGAGACCTGA
- a CDS encoding helix-turn-helix transcriptional regulator, whose translation MSSERLLRLLSLLQTRREWSGPELCARLAVSPRTVRRDIERLRGLGYPVHATLGAAGGYVLEAGAAMPPLLLDDEEAVAIAVGLRAATGGAVEGIAEASVRALAKLEQVLPARLRRRVTALHAATTTLGSPPAGPVAAPETLTVLAAACRDHERVRFAYRDAGDEETRRLVEPHGLVSAGRRWYLVAFDAVRDDWRIFRVDRVSGPLPTGVRCPPRELPAADTAEFVTRFMAGSRPATRAVLLVHASARELADRFRVTEAEVEPIDDRSCVLRTSADSLEWTALRIAYLDIDFEIREPAELRDRVAAMADRLARAAR comes from the coding sequence ATGTCGTCCGAACGCCTGCTGCGGCTGCTGTCGCTGCTGCAAACCCGCCGGGAGTGGAGCGGGCCGGAACTGTGCGCGCGCCTGGCCGTCAGCCCCCGGACCGTCCGCCGCGACATCGAGCGGCTGCGCGGCCTCGGCTACCCGGTGCACGCCACGCTCGGCGCGGCCGGCGGCTACGTCCTGGAGGCCGGGGCCGCGATGCCGCCGCTGCTGCTGGACGACGAGGAGGCCGTCGCGATCGCCGTCGGGCTGCGCGCCGCCACCGGGGGAGCGGTCGAGGGCATCGCCGAGGCGTCCGTGCGCGCGCTGGCCAAACTCGAACAGGTCCTGCCCGCGCGGCTGCGGCGCCGCGTCACCGCCCTGCACGCCGCGACCACCACCCTGGGCTCCCCGCCCGCCGGGCCGGTCGCCGCCCCCGAGACCCTGACGGTGCTGGCCGCGGCGTGCCGCGACCACGAGCGCGTCCGCTTCGCCTACCGCGACGCCGGCGACGAGGAGACCCGGCGCCTGGTCGAGCCGCACGGCCTGGTGTCGGCGGGGCGGCGCTGGTACCTGGTCGCGTTCGACGCCGTCCGCGACGACTGGCGGATCTTCCGCGTCGACCGCGTGTCGGGCCCGCTCCCGACCGGCGTGCGGTGCCCGCCGCGCGAGCTGCCCGCCGCCGACACGGCCGAGTTCGTCACCCGCTTCATGGCGGGATCGCGGCCGGCGACGCGGGCGGTGCTGCTCGTGCACGCGTCCGCGCGGGAACTGGCCGACCGGTTCCGCGTGACCGAGGCCGAGGTCGAGCCGATCGACGACCGCAGCTGCGTGCTGCGCACCTCCGCCGACTCCCTGGAGTGGACGGCGCTGCGCATCGCCTACCTCGACATCGACTTCGAGATCCGCGAGCCGGCCGAGCTGCGCGACCGCGTGGCGGCCATGGCGGACCGCCTGGCCCGCGCCGCCCGGTGA
- a CDS encoding ATP-binding cassette domain-containing protein, whose amino-acid sequence MNGDHIVITGARNNNLKDVSLRIPKNRLVVFTGVSGSGKSSIVFGTVAAESQRQLNETLSWFARDRMPRHERPDADVIDRLAPAVVVDQRPIGGNARSTVGTITDISPVLRVLFSRHGTPSAGEAAAYSFNDPRGMCPECDGLGHVARVDLDRFLDTGRSLNEGAVDFPPFGVGTFVWQLYAESGLFDPDKPLRDFTSEEWDLLLHGKGFRVQRRNRTGSMGHNAYEGMIERFHRLYLRRDLASLPPKVREAARRVVREDTCPACAGARLNEAALASRIGGRGIAEMSRMEIGDLVAALGEITDPVAERVAGEAVARLRRLADIGLSYLSLDRPTRTLSGGEAQRLKVVRHLGSSLTGMTYIFDEPSAGLHPRDVDRLNGLLLRLRDKGNTVLVVEHDPAVIAVADHVVDMGPGAGVRGGEVVFTGTVAGLRAAATPTGRALGRTAPVKAAFREPGGWLSVTGARTHNLKDVTVRFPTGVLTAVTGVAGSGKSTLVMDEFAARNPGAVVVDQSAIAASRRSSPATFVGVMDPLRRLFARVSGAGAALFSHNSKGACPGCDGNGVIVTDLAFMDPVTTTCEACRGGRYRPEVLAHTLRGRTIVDVLAMTAEEALAFFAEPAGSTGTACEDADPAGRAIAARLRALNDVGLGYMTLGRPLGSLSGGERQRIKLATRLHRAGTVYVLDEPTTGLHMSDVGALLALLDRLVDDGGTVIVVEHDPQVVKHADWVVDLGPGGGRHGGEVVFAGTPAELLDSPSSVTAEFLRRGLPEPAAARR is encoded by the coding sequence ATGAACGGGGACCACATCGTCATCACCGGCGCCAGGAACAACAACCTCAAGGACGTCTCGCTGCGCATCCCCAAGAACCGGCTCGTGGTGTTCACCGGGGTGTCTGGGTCGGGCAAGTCGTCGATCGTGTTCGGGACGGTCGCGGCGGAGTCGCAGCGGCAGCTGAACGAGACGCTCAGCTGGTTCGCCCGCGACCGGATGCCCCGCCACGAGCGGCCCGACGCCGACGTCATCGACCGCCTCGCCCCCGCGGTCGTGGTCGACCAGCGGCCGATCGGCGGCAACGCCCGCTCCACGGTCGGCACCATCACCGACATCTCCCCCGTCCTGCGGGTCCTGTTCTCCCGGCACGGCACGCCCAGCGCCGGGGAGGCCGCCGCCTACTCCTTCAACGACCCGCGCGGCATGTGCCCCGAGTGCGACGGCCTCGGGCACGTCGCGCGCGTGGACCTGGACCGGTTCCTGGACACCGGGCGGTCGCTGAACGAGGGCGCGGTCGACTTCCCGCCGTTCGGCGTGGGGACGTTCGTGTGGCAGCTGTACGCCGAGTCGGGCCTGTTCGACCCGGACAAGCCGCTGCGGGACTTCACCTCCGAGGAGTGGGACCTGCTCCTGCACGGCAAGGGGTTCCGGGTGCAGCGCCGCAACCGGACCGGGTCGATGGGCCACAACGCCTACGAGGGCATGATCGAGCGGTTCCACCGCCTCTACCTCAGGCGGGACCTGGCGTCCCTGCCGCCCAAGGTGCGTGAGGCGGCCCGCCGCGTGGTGCGCGAGGACACCTGCCCGGCCTGCGCAGGCGCGCGGCTCAACGAGGCGGCGCTGGCCTCGCGCATCGGCGGGCGCGGCATCGCCGAGATGTCCCGGATGGAGATCGGCGACCTGGTCGCCGCGCTCGGCGAGATCACCGACCCGGTCGCCGAGCGGGTCGCCGGGGAGGCCGTCGCGCGGCTGCGGCGGCTGGCGGACATCGGCCTGTCCTACCTGTCCCTGGACCGGCCGACCCGGACGCTGTCGGGCGGGGAGGCGCAGCGGCTCAAGGTCGTCCGGCACCTGGGGTCCAGCCTGACCGGGATGACCTACATCTTCGACGAGCCCAGCGCGGGCCTGCACCCCCGCGACGTCGACCGGCTGAACGGCCTGCTGCTGCGGCTGCGCGACAAGGGCAACACCGTGCTGGTGGTCGAGCACGACCCGGCCGTGATCGCCGTCGCCGACCACGTGGTCGACATGGGGCCCGGCGCGGGCGTGCGCGGCGGCGAGGTCGTGTTCACCGGGACGGTCGCGGGGCTGCGCGCGGCCGCGACGCCGACCGGGCGGGCGCTGGGCCGCACGGCGCCGGTCAAGGCCGCGTTCCGGGAGCCGGGCGGATGGCTGTCGGTGACCGGCGCACGCACCCACAACCTCAAGGACGTGACGGTGCGGTTCCCCACGGGCGTGCTCACGGCGGTCACCGGCGTGGCCGGGTCGGGCAAGAGCACCCTGGTCATGGACGAGTTCGCCGCCCGGAACCCCGGCGCGGTCGTGGTGGACCAGTCGGCGATCGCGGCGTCGCGCCGTTCCAGCCCCGCCACCTTCGTCGGCGTGATGGACCCGCTGCGCCGGCTGTTCGCGCGGGTGAGCGGCGCCGGCGCCGCGCTGTTCAGCCACAACTCCAAGGGTGCGTGCCCCGGATGCGACGGCAACGGCGTCATCGTCACCGACCTGGCGTTCATGGACCCGGTCACCACCACGTGCGAGGCGTGCCGGGGCGGCCGCTACCGCCCGGAGGTCCTCGCGCACACCCTGCGCGGCCGCACGATCGTGGACGTCCTGGCGATGACCGCCGAGGAGGCCCTGGCCTTCTTCGCCGAGCCCGCCGGCTCGACCGGTACCGCCTGCGAGGACGCCGACCCGGCCGGACGCGCGATCGCCGCGCGGTTGCGCGCCCTCAACGACGTGGGGCTCGGCTACATGACGCTCGGGCGGCCGCTGGGCTCGCTCTCGGGCGGCGAGCGCCAGCGCATCAAGCTGGCGACCCGGCTGCACCGCGCCGGCACGGTCTACGTGCTCGACGAGCCCACGACGGGCCTGCACATGTCCGACGTCGGCGCGCTGCTGGCGCTGCTGGACCGGCTGGTGGACGACGGCGGGACCGTCATCGTCGTCGAGCACGACCCGCAGGTCGTCAAGCACGCCGACTGGGTGGTCGACCTCGGACCCGGCGGGGGCCGGCACGGCGGCGAGGTCGTGTTCGCCGGCACCCCCGCCGAGCTGCTGGATTCGCCGTCCTCTGTCACGGCGGAGTTCCTGCGCCGCGGCCTGCCCGAGCCGGCCGCGGCCCGCCGCTAG
- a CDS encoding PPOX class F420-dependent oxidoreductase, with product MAPSIATANRVDRSELLEFLRPRHHALLSTARADGRPQMSPVTCGVDGQGRIVISTYPERVKARNARRDPRVSVCVLSDDFNGPYVQVDGTAEVIDMPEAADALVDYYRCIAGEHPDWDEYREAMRRQDKSLIRVTVERWGPIATGGFPARLAPDN from the coding sequence ATGGCTCCTTCGATCGCCACCGCGAACCGCGTCGACCGCTCCGAACTGCTGGAGTTCCTGCGTCCCCGCCACCACGCTCTGCTGTCCACCGCCCGCGCCGACGGCCGGCCCCAGATGTCGCCGGTGACCTGCGGCGTCGACGGCCAGGGCCGCATCGTCATCTCCACCTACCCCGAGCGGGTCAAGGCACGCAACGCCCGCCGCGACCCGCGGGTGTCGGTGTGCGTGCTGTCCGACGACTTCAACGGCCCCTACGTGCAGGTCGACGGCACCGCCGAGGTCATCGACATGCCCGAGGCCGCCGACGCGCTCGTCGACTACTACCGCTGCATCGCCGGGGAGCACCCCGACTGGGACGAGTACCGGGAGGCGATGCGCCGCCAGGACAAGTCCCTGATCCGCGTCACCGTCGAGCGGTGGGGGCCGATCGCGACCGGCGGGTTCCCCGCCCGCCTGGCCCCCGACAACTAG
- a CDS encoding pyridoxamine 5'-phosphate oxidase family protein, with protein sequence MSDRDPVEARDLDIYGAGELAWDGVRDALRAALPKAGTPVFLGTVRPDGRPHSAGVGALWHDGDLYVVSGPGTRKSRNLAANPACTVSVRTPVGDVVLEGEAERVTDPPVLEAVAAGYRDGGWPAQVEGEAFTAPYSAQSAGPPPWHVYRITFHTVFTVGTVEPYGAMRWSFAR encoded by the coding sequence ATGAGCGACCGCGATCCCGTCGAGGCGCGCGACCTCGACATCTACGGCGCCGGCGAGCTGGCGTGGGACGGCGTGCGCGACGCGCTGAGGGCGGCGCTGCCGAAGGCCGGGACGCCGGTGTTCCTCGGCACGGTCCGCCCGGACGGGCGCCCGCACTCGGCGGGCGTCGGCGCGCTGTGGCACGACGGGGACCTGTACGTCGTCAGCGGGCCCGGTACGCGCAAGTCCCGCAACCTGGCGGCGAACCCGGCGTGCACGGTGTCGGTCCGCACCCCGGTCGGGGACGTGGTGCTGGAGGGCGAGGCGGAGCGCGTCACCGACCCGCCGGTCCTGGAGGCGGTCGCGGCCGGGTACCGGGACGGCGGATGGCCCGCGCAGGTGGAGGGTGAGGCGTTCACCGCGCCCTACAGCGCGCAGAGCGCGGGGCCGCCGCCGTGGCACGTCTACCGGATCACCTTCCACACGGTGTTCACGGTGGGAACGGTGGAGCCGTACGGCGCGATGCGGTGGAGTTTCGCGCGCTGA
- a CDS encoding SDR family NAD(P)-dependent oxidoreductase has translation MSDRPSPVPYLSELFSLEGRVAVVTGGSSGIGRAIAGALARAGASVVVVARREAELAATVRELEGHGCRAARVSADLGSREAVAEAAEAAAAAFGEPDILVNAAGVNLRPPMDELGTDVWDTTMAVNLEAPFLLGQRFGPGMAERGFGRLIHIASQQAFRASVTSGAYGVSKAGLVALARSQAEAWSSRGVTANALVPGFVMTPLNARLSSDPAKVRALAERTLAGRNGLAEDFAGAAVFLASPSSAYVTGQSIFVDGGFSAH, from the coding sequence ATGAGCGACCGTCCGTCTCCCGTCCCGTACCTGTCCGAGCTGTTCTCGCTGGAGGGCAGGGTCGCGGTGGTGACGGGCGGCAGTTCGGGGATCGGCCGGGCGATCGCCGGGGCGCTCGCGCGGGCCGGGGCCTCGGTGGTGGTCGTGGCGCGGCGGGAGGCCGAGCTGGCGGCGACCGTCCGGGAGCTGGAGGGGCACGGCTGCCGGGCCGCGCGGGTGAGCGCCGACCTGGGGTCGCGCGAGGCGGTCGCCGAGGCCGCCGAGGCCGCGGCGGCGGCGTTCGGCGAGCCCGACATCCTGGTCAACGCGGCGGGGGTGAACCTGCGGCCGCCGATGGACGAGCTCGGCACCGACGTGTGGGACACCACGATGGCGGTGAACCTGGAGGCGCCGTTCCTGCTCGGGCAGCGGTTCGGGCCGGGGATGGCCGAGCGCGGCTTCGGCCGGCTGATCCACATCGCCTCGCAGCAGGCGTTCCGGGCGTCGGTGACCAGCGGCGCCTACGGGGTGTCCAAGGCGGGGCTGGTGGCGCTGGCCCGCTCGCAGGCCGAGGCGTGGTCGAGCCGCGGCGTCACCGCCAACGCGCTGGTGCCGGGTTTCGTGATGACGCCGCTGAACGCGCGCCTGTCGTCGGACCCGGCGAAGGTGCGGGCGCTCGCCGAGCGGACGCTGGCCGGCCGCAACGGCCTGGCCGAGGACTTCGCCGGCGCGGCGGTGTTCCTGGCGTCGCCGTCGTCGGCCTACGTCACCGGCCAGTCGATCTTCGTCGACGGCGGGTTCTCCGCCCACTAG
- a CDS encoding ABC-F family ATP-binding cassette domain-containing protein, whose protein sequence is MGHIEVSEVTYALPDGRPLLDGVSFRVGEGAKAALVGPNGAGKTTLLRLIAGEVPPSAGTVAHSGGLGVMRQFIPGDRTVTELLLSVAPGRVRAAAAALAAAEEALGGDEAGQLAYAEAINDYTDAGGYDIEVVWDACTTAALGLPYDRVRDRGAATLSGGEQKRLMLEALLRGPDQVLLLDEPDNYLDVPGKEWLEERLRATAKTVLLVSHDRWLLARAADRVITVEARTAWVHGGGFAAYAAARRDRAARLDERRRRWDEEHARLRRLVHTLRQRSANNDAVASSYQAARTRLARFEQAGPPPSAPPEQRVRMRLRGGRTGKRALVCEGLELTGLMHPFDLEVRYGERVAVLGSNGSGKSQFLRLLAGPPAPQVPHRGRARLGARVVPGLFVQTHARPDLHGRTPAEIIMTEHACTLNDAMRALARYELAPAGRRPFHTLSGGQQARLQILLLELSGCTLLLLDEPTDNLDLAGAQALQDALDGYAGTVLAVTHDRWFAADFDRYLVFHADGRVRESPEPVWHAP, encoded by the coding sequence ATGGGCCATATCGAGGTGAGCGAGGTGACCTACGCCCTGCCCGACGGGCGGCCCCTGCTCGACGGGGTCTCCTTCCGCGTCGGGGAGGGAGCGAAGGCGGCGCTCGTCGGCCCGAACGGAGCGGGCAAGACCACCCTTCTGCGCCTCATCGCGGGAGAGGTCCCGCCGTCCGCCGGCACCGTCGCCCACTCCGGCGGGCTCGGCGTGATGCGGCAGTTCATCCCCGGCGACCGCACCGTCACCGAACTGCTGCTGTCGGTGGCCCCGGGCCGGGTCCGCGCCGCCGCCGCGGCCCTGGCGGCGGCCGAGGAGGCGCTCGGAGGGGACGAGGCCGGCCAGCTCGCCTACGCCGAGGCGATCAACGACTACACCGACGCGGGCGGATACGACATCGAGGTCGTGTGGGACGCCTGCACCACCGCGGCGCTCGGCCTGCCCTACGACCGGGTCCGCGACCGCGGGGCCGCCACCCTGTCGGGCGGGGAGCAGAAGCGGCTGATGCTGGAGGCGCTGCTGCGCGGCCCCGACCAGGTCCTGCTCCTGGACGAGCCGGACAACTACCTGGACGTCCCGGGCAAGGAGTGGCTGGAGGAACGGCTGCGGGCCACCGCCAAGACGGTGCTGCTGGTCTCCCACGACCGGTGGCTGCTGGCCCGGGCGGCCGACCGCGTCATCACCGTCGAGGCCCGCACCGCCTGGGTGCACGGCGGCGGGTTCGCCGCCTACGCCGCCGCGCGCCGCGACCGGGCCGCCCGCCTCGACGAACGCCGCCGCCGCTGGGACGAGGAGCACGCCCGCCTGCGGCGCCTCGTGCACACGCTCCGGCAGAGATCGGCGAACAACGACGCCGTGGCCTCCTCCTACCAGGCGGCGCGCACCCGGCTGGCCCGCTTCGAGCAGGCCGGGCCGCCGCCGAGCGCGCCGCCCGAGCAGCGCGTCCGGATGCGGCTGCGCGGCGGCCGGACCGGCAAACGCGCCCTCGTCTGCGAGGGCCTCGAACTGACCGGGCTGATGCACCCGTTCGACCTGGAGGTCCGGTACGGGGAGCGGGTCGCGGTCCTCGGCTCCAACGGCTCCGGCAAGTCCCAGTTCCTTCGCCTGCTCGCCGGGCCGCCCGCACCGCAGGTGCCCCACCGCGGCCGGGCCCGGCTCGGCGCCCGCGTCGTCCCCGGCCTCTTCGTCCAGACCCACGCCCGCCCCGACCTGCACGGCCGCACCCCCGCCGAGATCATCATGACCGAGCACGCGTGCACCCTCAACGACGCGATGCGCGCCCTGGCCCGCTACGAACTCGCACCCGCCGGGCGCCGCCCGTTCCACACCCTGTCCGGCGGGCAGCAGGCCCGCCTGCAGATCCTGCTGCTGGAACTGTCGGGCTGCACGCTGCTGCTCCTGGACGAGCCCACAGACAACCTCGACCTGGCCGGCGCCCAGGCCCTGCAGGACGCCCTGGACGGCTACGCCGGCACCGTGCTGGCCGTGACCCACGACCGCTGGTTCGCCGCCGACTTCGACCGTTACCTGGTCTTCCACGCCGACGGCCGCGTCCGGGAGAGCCCCGAACCGGTCTGGCACGCGCCCTAG
- a CDS encoding TetR/AcrR family transcriptional regulator, which yields MGSSDAERIWFRDPRPRREGPPLSRERIVAEAVSLLDEEGIGRLTMRRLADRLGTGSTTLYWHVRTKDDVLDLALDTVFGEARLPGALSGDWRADVTALIGGWRAAMLRHPWAAALLGRPLMGPNVLERTEFLHAALVRAGLTGPELTAAAYGVANYVIGSSMMQAAWQGRDEAAVRRAADDHLKQRSDRYPVLAEHGHVSGNDWDATFAHGLAYLLDGIAARVRDSRP from the coding sequence ATGGGATCGAGTGACGCCGAACGCATCTGGTTCCGGGACCCCAGGCCCCGTCGCGAGGGGCCCCCGCTGAGCCGGGAGCGCATCGTGGCCGAGGCGGTGTCCCTGCTGGACGAGGAGGGCATCGGCCGGCTGACGATGCGGCGCCTGGCCGACCGGCTGGGCACCGGGTCCACGACGCTGTACTGGCATGTGCGGACCAAGGACGACGTGCTCGACCTGGCGCTGGACACGGTGTTCGGGGAGGCCCGGCTACCGGGCGCCCTGTCCGGGGACTGGCGCGCGGACGTCACCGCGCTGATCGGCGGGTGGCGGGCGGCGATGCTGCGCCACCCGTGGGCGGCCGCCCTTCTGGGCCGTCCGCTGATGGGCCCGAACGTGCTGGAGCGCACCGAGTTCCTGCACGCGGCGCTCGTCCGGGCGGGGCTGACCGGGCCGGAACTGACCGCGGCAGCCTACGGCGTGGCCAATTACGTCATCGGGTCGTCGATGATGCAGGCCGCGTGGCAGGGGCGCGACGAGGCGGCCGTCCGGCGGGCCGCCGACGACCACCTGAAGCAGCGGAGCGACCGGTACCCGGTCCTGGCCGAGCACGGCCATGTCAGCGGCAACGACTGGGACGCCACCTTCGCCCACGGCCTGGCCTACCTGCTGGACGGCATCGCCGCCCGGGTGCGCGACTCGCGTCCGTGA
- a CDS encoding TIGR00725 family protein, with protein sequence MAVQVAVCGPGECTERQWDLAYETGRILAGRGAVVVCGGHGGVMAAAAAGARTAGGIVVGILPAADRAAAGPDLTAAVPTGLGQARNNVIVNAADAVIAVGGSWGTLSEIALAMRAGRVPVVQLGGWRVHDEDGRPVGGIVHAADPAAAVHATGLWP encoded by the coding sequence ATGGCCGTGCAGGTGGCGGTGTGCGGGCCGGGCGAGTGCACCGAACGCCAGTGGGACCTCGCCTACGAGACCGGCCGGATCCTCGCCGGGCGCGGCGCCGTGGTCGTGTGCGGCGGGCACGGCGGCGTGATGGCCGCCGCGGCCGCGGGCGCCCGCACCGCCGGCGGCATCGTGGTCGGGATCCTGCCCGCCGCCGACCGCGCCGCCGCCGGCCCCGACCTCACCGCCGCCGTCCCCACCGGCCTCGGCCAGGCCCGCAACAACGTCATCGTCAACGCCGCCGACGCCGTCATCGCCGTCGGCGGCTCCTGGGGGACCCTGTCGGAGATCGCCCTGGCCATGCGCGCGGGCCGCGTCCCCGTCGTGCAGCTCGGCGGCTGGCGCGTCCACGACGAGGACGGACGGCCCGTCGGCGGCATCGTGCACGCCGCCGACCCCGCCGCCGCCGTCCACGCCACCGGCCTGTGGCCCTAA
- a CDS encoding 4a-hydroxytetrahydrobiopterin dehydratase, whose amino-acid sequence MADTLDAAEVADRLRGLPAWSRDGDQIRRQVTAPSFPAGIEVVADVARAAEDADHHPDIDIRWRTLTFALSTHSAGGLTGKDFDLAATIDRIAARHGAG is encoded by the coding sequence ATGGCCGACACGCTCGACGCCGCCGAAGTCGCCGACCGCCTGCGCGGCCTGCCCGCCTGGAGCCGGGACGGCGACCAGATCCGCAGGCAGGTCACCGCGCCCTCGTTCCCGGCCGGGATCGAGGTGGTCGCCGACGTCGCCCGCGCCGCCGAGGACGCCGACCACCACCCCGACATCGACATCCGCTGGCGCACCCTGACCTTCGCCCTGTCCACCCACAGCGCCGGCGGCCTCACCGGCAAGGACTTCGACCTCGCCGCGACGATCGACCGGATCGCCGCCCGGCACGGCGCCGGGTAG